In Vicia villosa cultivar HV-30 ecotype Madison, WI unplaced genomic scaffold, Vvil1.0 ctg.000210F_1_1_3, whole genome shotgun sequence, the following are encoded in one genomic region:
- the LOC131625371 gene encoding protein SRC2-like has protein sequence MEYKTLQLNLASAKDLNNVNLLSKMQVYAIVSISGDPANKQKTKTPLDREGGTNPAWNFSAKLTFNELLARQNRLTLEINLRCSGSLAVDKDVGSVQVPLSELVKQTGDGKTFQHVSYQVRKPNGKPKGSFNFSYKINEPVNHNHKVELEPVMVTGYPSPAMGSNSAPYPIVYPPPPTQPQYPDGYTYPSPSPLYGEYQQTPVEYFYPPQNGYVYPPPPHEVPVAKSYF, from the coding sequence ATGGAATACAAAACCTTACAACTCAATCTCGCATCAGCGAAAGATCTTAACAACGTTAACCTCCTCTCCAAAATGCAAGTCTACGCCATCGTTTCAATCTCCGGCGACCCGGCCAATAAACAAAAGACTAAAACACCCCTCGACAGAGAAGGAGGTACTAACCCTGCTTGGAATTTCTCAGCTAAACTCACTTTCAATGAATTGCTAGCTCGCCAGAATCGTTTGACTCTCGAAATCAACCTCCGCTGTTCGGGGAGCCTCGCCGTCGATAAAGATGTTGGTAGCGTCCAAGTTCCTCTCAGTGAGCTTGTCAAACAAACCGGTGACGGAAAAACCTTCCAACATGTTAGTTACCAAGTTAGAAAACCGAATGGAAAACCAAAAGGATCGTTTAATTTTTCATACAAAATCAATGAGCCGGTGAACCATAATCATAAGGTGGAGCTGGAACCTGTTATGGTTACCGGTTATCCTTCTCCGGCGATGGGGTCTAATTCGGCACCTTACCCTATTGTGTATCCTCCTCCTCCGACTCAGCCGCAATATCCGGACGGATATACGTATCCATCGCCTTCACCGTTGTACGGTGAGTATCAACAAACTCCGGTGGAATACTTTTACCCGCCACAAAATGGCTATGTGTACCCGCCGCCTCCACATGAAGTACCGGTTGCAAagagttatttttaa